The proteins below come from a single Caulobacter flavus genomic window:
- a CDS encoding OmpA family protein — protein MKLKLLAGAALAAVFAASGASAQETGWYGAVDLGYHWPTAINSESDANAPDGAHYHWTWKSENDWAGFVRLGYQFTPNWRAELEGGYRPGDLEGVRGNPVRQQPIGLCTPGVTRTTSSPKCGSPDGSIESWSLMFNVLYDFAPDAKINPFVGAGLGVNRLDVQTLGQFSGVPAGQAVQNLTVDDDDIAIAWQGIAGLAWKATDKLKLDVTYRYFATDDHSWKSTGSGALQPGTFEGAYKDQSLTVGLRYSFAAPPPPPPPPPPPPPPPPPPPPPPPPPPPPPPPAPFEAKEFIVYFPFDQYVLTPEAQSVVSEAAKYANDGKATRIVVVGHTDTSGSPKYNVRLSERRAKAVADALVGLGVAQQTLAVDWKGESAPAVATGDGVKEPLNRRSTISINF, from the coding sequence ATGAAACTCAAACTCCTGGCGGGAGCCGCCCTGGCCGCGGTCTTCGCCGCGTCGGGCGCTTCGGCCCAAGAGACCGGCTGGTACGGCGCGGTCGACCTCGGCTACCACTGGCCGACGGCTATCAACAGCGAGTCGGACGCCAACGCTCCGGACGGCGCTCACTATCACTGGACCTGGAAGTCGGAGAACGACTGGGCCGGTTTCGTGCGTCTGGGCTACCAGTTCACCCCGAACTGGCGCGCTGAACTCGAAGGCGGCTACCGTCCGGGCGACCTGGAAGGCGTCCGCGGCAACCCCGTCCGTCAGCAGCCGATCGGCCTGTGCACCCCGGGCGTGACCCGCACGACCTCGAGCCCCAAGTGCGGCTCGCCGGACGGCTCGATCGAGTCGTGGTCGCTGATGTTCAACGTCCTGTACGACTTCGCGCCGGACGCCAAGATCAACCCGTTCGTCGGCGCCGGCCTCGGCGTCAACCGCCTGGACGTCCAGACCCTGGGCCAGTTCAGCGGCGTTCCGGCCGGCCAAGCCGTCCAGAACCTGACCGTGGACGACGACGACATCGCCATCGCCTGGCAGGGCATCGCCGGTCTGGCCTGGAAGGCGACCGACAAGCTGAAGCTCGACGTCACCTATCGTTACTTCGCCACCGACGACCACAGCTGGAAGTCGACGGGTTCGGGCGCTCTGCAGCCCGGCACCTTCGAAGGCGCTTACAAGGACCAGTCGCTGACGGTCGGCCTGCGGTACTCGTTCGCGGCTCCGCCGCCCCCGCCGCCGCCCCCGCCGCCGCCCCCGCCTCCCCCGCCTCCTCCGCCGCCGCCTCCGCCCCCGCCGCCTCCCCCGCCGCCTCCGGCGCCGTTCGAGGCCAAGGAATTCATCGTCTACTTCCCGTTCGATCAGTACGTGCTGACGCCGGAAGCCCAGTCGGTGGTTTCGGAAGCCGCGAAGTACGCCAACGACGGCAAGGCCACCCGCATCGTGGTCGTCGGTCACACCGACACCTCGGGCTCGCCGAAGTACAACGTCCGCCTGTCGGAACGTCGTGCGAAGGCCGTGGCTGACGCCCTGGTCGGCCTGGGCGTCGCCCAGCAGACCCTGGCTGTCGACTGGAAGGGCGAAAGCGCTCCGGCCGTCGCCACCGGCGACGGCGTGAAGGAACCGCTGAACCGTCGTTCGACCATCTCGATCAACTTCTAA
- a CDS encoding ribonucleoside-diphosphate reductase subunit alpha produces the protein MLMTAGEATKIQPAARPASAFKERPALALVRKVQVDRSRDALLTDFGKTTLEDRYLLPGESYQDMFARVSTAFADDADHAQRVYDYMSRLWFMPATPVLSNGGADRGLPISCFLNAVNDSLDGILGVWNENVWLAANGGGIGTYWGGVRSIGEKVKGQGQTSGIIPFIRVMDSLTLAISQGSLRRGSAAVYLDIHHPEIEEFLEIRKASGDFNRKSLNLHHGISITDEFMHAVRDGQKFGLRSPKTNEVLREVDARGLWQKILELRLQTGEPYLIFSDSVNRAMPSFQRELGLKVRQSNLCSEIMLHTGTDHLGQERTAVCCLSSVNAETFLEWRDHPTFIEDVMRFLDNVLQDFIDRAPDAASTAAYAAMRERSVGLGLMGFHSFLQSQNVPFESALAKSWNMRMFKHLRREADKASLALGEEKGPCPDAADRGSKERFSHKLAIAPTASISIICGGTSAGIEPIPANIYTHKTLSGSFAVKNPYLEKLLEEKGQNTDVVWGSILENEGSVQHLEFLSQDEKDVYKTAFELDQRWVVELAADRTPEICQSQSVNVFLPGDVDKWDLHMLHWMAWERGVKSLYYLRSKSVQRAAYAGADGKEEAVAGGFDAPGKTDYEECLACQ, from the coding sequence CTGCTCATGACCGCTGGTGAAGCGACCAAGATTCAACCTGCCGCGCGCCCTGCGTCGGCCTTCAAGGAACGCCCGGCCCTGGCGCTGGTGCGCAAGGTCCAGGTGGACCGCTCGCGCGACGCGCTCCTGACCGATTTCGGCAAGACCACGCTGGAAGACCGCTATCTGCTGCCGGGCGAGTCCTACCAGGACATGTTCGCGCGCGTGTCGACGGCCTTCGCCGACGACGCCGACCACGCCCAGCGGGTCTACGACTACATGAGCCGCCTGTGGTTCATGCCGGCCACCCCGGTGCTCAGCAACGGCGGCGCCGATCGCGGCCTGCCGATCAGCTGCTTCCTCAACGCCGTCAACGACAGCCTCGACGGCATCCTGGGCGTCTGGAACGAGAACGTCTGGCTGGCGGCCAACGGCGGCGGCATCGGCACCTACTGGGGCGGCGTCCGTTCGATCGGCGAGAAGGTCAAGGGCCAGGGCCAGACCTCGGGCATCATCCCCTTCATCCGCGTGATGGACAGCCTGACGCTGGCGATCAGCCAGGGCTCGCTGCGCCGCGGCTCGGCCGCCGTCTATCTCGACATCCACCACCCGGAAATCGAGGAGTTCCTCGAGATCCGCAAGGCGTCGGGCGACTTCAACCGCAAGTCCCTGAACCTGCACCACGGCATCTCGATCACCGACGAGTTCATGCACGCCGTGCGCGACGGCCAGAAGTTCGGCCTGCGCTCGCCCAAGACCAACGAGGTCCTGCGCGAAGTCGACGCCCGCGGCCTGTGGCAGAAGATCCTCGAGCTGCGCCTGCAGACCGGCGAGCCCTACCTGATCTTCTCTGACAGCGTGAACCGCGCCATGCCGTCGTTCCAGCGCGAGCTGGGCCTGAAGGTGCGCCAGTCGAACCTGTGCAGCGAGATCATGCTGCACACCGGCACCGACCACCTGGGCCAGGAGCGCACCGCGGTGTGCTGCCTGTCGAGCGTCAACGCCGAGACCTTCCTGGAGTGGCGCGACCACCCGACCTTCATCGAGGACGTCATGCGCTTCCTCGACAACGTCCTGCAGGACTTCATCGACCGCGCTCCGGACGCGGCCTCGACGGCCGCCTACGCCGCCATGCGCGAGCGTTCGGTGGGCCTGGGTCTGATGGGCTTCCACTCGTTCCTGCAGAGCCAGAACGTGCCGTTCGAGAGCGCGCTGGCCAAGAGCTGGAACATGCGGATGTTCAAGCACCTGCGCCGCGAGGCCGACAAGGCCAGCCTGGCGCTCGGCGAAGAGAAGGGCCCGTGCCCGGACGCCGCCGACCGCGGCTCCAAGGAGCGCTTCTCGCACAAGCTGGCCATCGCCCCGACCGCCTCGATCTCGATCATCTGCGGCGGCACCTCGGCGGGCATCGAGCCGATCCCGGCCAACATCTACACCCACAAGACCCTGTCGGGCTCGTTCGCGGTGAAGAACCCCTACCTGGAGAAGCTGCTCGAGGAGAAGGGCCAGAACACCGACGTGGTCTGGGGTTCGATCCTGGAGAACGAAGGCTCGGTCCAGCACCTGGAGTTCCTGAGCCAGGACGAGAAGGACGTCTACAAGACCGCCTTCGAACTGGATCAGCGCTGGGTGGTCGAACTGGCCGCCGACCGCACGCCGGAAATCTGCCAGAGCCAGTCGGTCAACGTCTTCCTGCCGGGCGACGTCGACAAGTGGGACCTGCACATGCTGCACTGGATGGCCTGGGAACGCGGCGTGAAGAGCCTCTACTACCTGCGCTCCAAGTCGGTTCAGCGCGCGGCCTACGCCGGCGCCGACGGCAAGGAGGAGGCGGTCGCCGGCGGCTTCGACGCCCCGGGCAAGACCGACTACGAGGAATGCCTCGCCTGCCAGTAA